From Salinirubellus salinus, the proteins below share one genomic window:
- the samp2 gene encoding ubiquitin-like small modifier protein SAMP2, with protein sequence MRVTCDVVAGETHVLDLPDDAVYGDVIRAVGFSEHEAAVLVDDAPVPEDAPVAADRVRLLRLVQGG encoded by the coding sequence ATGCGCGTGACCTGTGACGTGGTCGCCGGGGAGACCCACGTTCTCGACCTGCCCGACGACGCGGTCTACGGTGACGTCATCCGGGCGGTCGGCTTCAGCGAGCACGAGGCCGCCGTCCTCGTCGACGACGCGCCGGTCCCCGAGGACGCTCCCGTCGCGGCCGACCGGGTGCGGCTCCTGCGCCTGGTGCAGGGTGGCTAG
- a CDS encoding GNAT family N-acetyltransferase: protein MQVREARPDERDAALNVLDAAMLETDRVDEGTLLVAVDRGSVVGALLLVGDRIDAVAVRRRRQGKGVGSALVAAAGERRERLVAAFDAGVRPFYESLGFDVRETDEPGRYRGVLEG, encoded by the coding sequence GTGCAGGTCCGCGAGGCCCGACCCGACGAGCGCGACGCCGCGCTGAACGTGCTGGACGCGGCGATGCTGGAGACCGACCGGGTCGACGAGGGCACCCTGCTGGTGGCCGTCGACCGGGGGAGCGTGGTGGGCGCACTCCTCCTCGTGGGCGACCGCATCGACGCCGTGGCGGTCAGGCGACGACGCCAGGGGAAGGGGGTCGGGTCGGCGCTCGTGGCGGCGGCGGGCGAGCGGCGCGAGCGACTGGTGGCCGCGTTCGACGCGGGCGTGCGGCCGTTCTACGAGTCGCTCGGGTTCGACGTACGGGAGACCGACGAGCCGGGGCGCTACCGGGGCGTTCTCGAGGGCTGA
- a CDS encoding SRPBCC family protein, whose protein sequence is MATLTFERTVAVPHDVAWDVLRDQAAFRDAAPNLSEVDLPEGLAVGAPRRCADTDGRWWDETCTRYDPGRAYAFAVDAPNSPVHRRLFRSFGGTFEVTPEDGGDRSRVSMQFDYEPRYGPLGRLLVRLGRGRFERVGETTLENLEAEMHERATATA, encoded by the coding sequence ATGGCGACACTCACCTTCGAACGGACGGTGGCCGTCCCGCACGACGTGGCGTGGGATGTCCTGCGCGACCAGGCGGCGTTCCGGGACGCCGCGCCGAACCTGAGCGAGGTCGACCTCCCCGAGGGACTGGCCGTGGGCGCGCCGCGACGGTGTGCCGACACCGACGGCCGGTGGTGGGACGAGACCTGCACGCGGTACGACCCCGGCCGTGCATACGCGTTCGCCGTCGACGCCCCGAACAGCCCCGTCCACCGCCGACTGTTCCGGTCGTTCGGCGGCACCTTCGAGGTGACCCCGGAGGACGGCGGTGACCGAAGCCGTGTCTCGATGCAGTTCGACTACGAACCGAGGTACGGCCCGCTGGGGCGACTGCTCGTCCGGCTGGGCCGCGGCCGGTTCGAGCGCGTCGGCGAGACGACGCTCGAGAACCTCGAGGCAGAGATGCACGAGCGGGCCACGGCGACCGCGTGA